The window ATCTCGAGGAGGACAAGTATGACAAGCTTCTCAGCGAGTACTACAGGCTCAGGGGATGGGACGAGCGCGGAATCCCGAAGAAGGAAACCCTCAAGGAGCTCGGCCTCGACTTCGTCATCCCGGAGCTCGAGAAGGTTACCAAGCTCGAGTGATTTCCTCTTTTTCTTCTCCAGCAAATTTTTACCCTTCGGAGTCCAAGTTGGCGCGGTGGTGAAAATGATCAGGATCAGACTAATGGGAGTTTTCGCTTATCTAGCAAAGGCGAGGGAGCTCAACGTGAGGATAGAGGACAAGAAAACTGTGGACGAGATTCTGAGAGAGGTAATTCCAAGGTACGACGAGTTCAAGGAGAAGATCATCTTCATCAACGGGCAACCTGCAAGAGGCGACGCCGAGGTTACCGACGGCGATGAGATCAAGGTGATGCCGGTTTTGAGCGGGGGCTGAGATTTCTTGCTTCTTTGACAATGCCCTTTCATTGAGTTCAAACTTTCTGTGATAATGAAACTCTGCAAGACCGCCTAATTGAACGACAAAACCTCTTCGAAAATCTTGCAAGTATAGAAGGACATGCTAGCCGTGATCAAACTTCGCGCAAGCAAAATTTGTTAGAAGGGTTTTGGCGCCGGGGCAGGGATTTGAACCCTGGCGGGCTGACGCCCACGGACTCTCCAGGCCCGCGCCTTCCCAGGCTAGGCTACCCCGGCGCGTAAAAAGGGGGAGAATCACGAGATGAGCTCGATCTCGATGGTGACGTCCTCAGGGACGCGAATCCTCATGATCTGGCGCATGGCCCTTTCGTCGGCCTCAATGTCGACAAGCCTCTTGTGAACGCG of the Thermococcus onnurineus NA1 genome contains:
- a CDS encoding MoaD/ThiS family protein — encoded protein: MIRIRLMGVFAYLAKARELNVRIEDKKTVDEILREVIPRYDEFKEKIIFINGQPARGDAEVTDGDEIKVMPVLSGG